The Scyliorhinus torazame isolate Kashiwa2021f chromosome 10, sScyTor2.1, whole genome shotgun sequence genome contains a region encoding:
- the LOC140430907 gene encoding uncharacterized protein isoform X1, translated as MEEKPFKCEACDRAFRTSSTLVNHRRIHTGEKAFKCQVCNKGFAQLSGLVNHRTVHTGEKPFVCKVCTKSFSRSSTLYRHQRIHTGDKPFKCELCNKSFLSSSDFLIHQRIHTGEKPFTCKVCMKSFSDSSTLCRHQRIHTGEKPFTCEVCDKSFVLSSDLRVHQRIHTGEKPFTCKLCDKSFSSSSDLCIHQRIHTGEKPFMCEVCDRSFSQSGNLRRHRRIHTGEKPFRCDVCEKSFSDTASLCVHRHIHTKKKPFTCDVCNKSFSRSSNLLFHQKSHTGDQHFNCEVGDKAFVTSSSFLRN; from the coding sequence ATGGAAGAGAAACCGTTCAAATGTGAGGCGTGTGACCGAGCCTTCAGAACATCATCGACGCTTGTAAATCACCggcgcattcacacaggggagaaggcatTCAAATGCCAAGTGTGTAACAAGGGCTTTGCACAGTTATCAGGTCTGGTGAATCACCGGactgttcacactggggaaaaaccATTTGTGTGCAAAGTGTGCACCAAATCCTTCTCGAGGTCATCGACTCTTTACAGACACCAACGGATTCATACAGGGGACAAACCATTTAAGTGTGAGCTGTGTAACAAATCATTTTTGTCTTCATCAGATTTCCTCATACACCAACGCATTCATACAGGGGAAAAGCCGTTCACGTGTAAGGTGTGCATGAAATCATTTTCAGATTCTTCGACTCTCTGcagacaccaacgcattcacacaggggagaaaccattcacgtgtgaGGTATGTGACAAATCATTCGTATTGTCATCAGATCTCCGAgtgcaccaacgcattcacacaggtgagaaaccattcacgtgcaaattgtgtgacaaatcattctcatcaTCATCAGATCTCTGCATACACCAAcgtattcacacaggggagaaacctttTATGTGTGAAGTGTGTGACAGATCATTTTCACAGTCGGGGAATCTCCGCagacatcgacgcattcacacaggagagaaaccattcagatGCGATGTGTGTGAGAAATCATTCTCTGACACAGCGAGCCTCTGTGTACACCGCCACATTCACACTAAGAAGAAACCATTCACGTGTGATgtgtgcaacaaatcattctcaAGGTCATCGAACCTCTTATTCCATCAGAAGagccacacaggagaccaacacttcAACTGTGAGGTTGGCGATAAGGCTTTTGTGACATCTTCGAGCttcctgaggaactaa
- the LOC140430907 gene encoding uncharacterized protein isoform X2, whose amino-acid sequence MEEKPFKCEACDRAFRTSSTLVNHRRIHTGEKAFKCQVCNKGFAQLSGLVNHRTVHTGEKPFVCKVCTKSFSRSSTLYRHQRIHTGDKPFKCELCNKSFLSSSDFLIHQRIHTGEKPFTCKVCMKSFSDSSTLCRHQRIHTGEKPFTCEVCDKSFVLSSDLRVHQRIHTGEKPFTCKLCDKSFSSSSDLCIHQRIHTGEKPFMCEVCDRSFSQSGNLRRHRRIHTGEKPFRCDVCEKSFSDTASLCVHRHIHTKKKPFTCDVCNKSFSRSSNLLFHQKSHTGDQHFNCEEQRARKMRAKDRRNG is encoded by the coding sequence ATGGAAGAGAAACCGTTCAAATGTGAGGCGTGTGACCGAGCCTTCAGAACATCATCGACGCTTGTAAATCACCggcgcattcacacaggggagaaggcatTCAAATGCCAAGTGTGTAACAAGGGCTTTGCACAGTTATCAGGTCTGGTGAATCACCGGactgttcacactggggaaaaaccATTTGTGTGCAAAGTGTGCACCAAATCCTTCTCGAGGTCATCGACTCTTTACAGACACCAACGGATTCATACAGGGGACAAACCATTTAAGTGTGAGCTGTGTAACAAATCATTTTTGTCTTCATCAGATTTCCTCATACACCAACGCATTCATACAGGGGAAAAGCCGTTCACGTGTAAGGTGTGCATGAAATCATTTTCAGATTCTTCGACTCTCTGcagacaccaacgcattcacacaggggagaaaccattcacgtgtgaGGTATGTGACAAATCATTCGTATTGTCATCAGATCTCCGAgtgcaccaacgcattcacacaggtgagaaaccattcacgtgcaaattgtgtgacaaatcattctcatcaTCATCAGATCTCTGCATACACCAAcgtattcacacaggggagaaacctttTATGTGTGAAGTGTGTGACAGATCATTTTCACAGTCGGGGAATCTCCGCagacatcgacgcattcacacaggagagaaaccattcagatGCGATGTGTGTGAGAAATCATTCTCTGACACAGCGAGCCTCTGTGTACACCGCCACATTCACACTAAGAAGAAACCATTCACGTGTGATgtgtgcaacaaatcattctcaAGGTCATCGAACCTCTTATTCCATCAGAAGagccacacaggagaccaacacttcAACTGTGAG